The Quercus robur chromosome 7, dhQueRobu3.1, whole genome shotgun sequence genome has a segment encoding these proteins:
- the LOC126693210 gene encoding cytochrome P450 81E8-like yields MDAILLYMCFTLLSFLVAFKLILKTRTTRPKHLPPSPPSLPIIGHLHIIKKPLHRTFHALSQKYGQIFSLKFGSQLVVIVSSPSAVEECFTKNDIVLANRPPFLLGKHLAYNNTTLVQSPYGDHWRNLRRISTLEIFSNNRLNKFLGIRRDEIKHLLRNLSRNSCHGFAKVELQSMLLEMTFNNIMRMVAGKRYYRYGEDVKDEEEARQFRRIIKELTRFGGASNPAEFVSILRWMDYGGLEKKLKSLSKRTDEFLQALIDEKRHKEEEGNTMIDHMLSLQKSQPEYYTDQIIKGLILVLLLAGTDTSAVTLEWAMTNLLNHPNILKKARDEIDSQIGEEKLIEESDVSKLHYLQSIISETLRLYPAAPLLVPHMSSADCTIGGYDVPSGTMLLVNAWAIHRDPKVWDDATSFKPERFENGESEGHKLMPFGIGRRTCPGAGLAQRTVSLTLGSLIQSFEWERVTIEELDIHEGSGITMPKAMPLEAMCKARPIMHKLLSKSTTDDV; encoded by the exons ATGGATGCCATCTTACTATATATGTGTTTCACTCTTCTCAGTTTTCTTGTTGCTTTCAAGCTCATCCTCAAAACAAGAACTACTCGACCAAAACACCTCCCACCTAGCCCACCTTCTCTTCCAATTATAGGTCATCTCCATATCATTAAAAAACCATTACACCGTACTTTCCATGCCCTCTCACAAAAATATGGTCAAATATTCTCACTCAAATTTGGTTCACAACTTGTGGTCATTGTTTCATCCCCATCAGCAGTTGAAGAATGCTTCACAAAGAATGACATAGTATTAGCCAACCGTCCTCCCTTCCTATTAGGCAAGCATCTTGCCTACAACAATACCACCTTAGTACAATCTCCATACGGCGATCACTGGCGCAACCTCCGCCGCATTAGTACCCTTGAAATCTTCTCAAACAACCGCCTCAACAAGTTCTTAGGCATTCGACGTGACGAGATCAAGCACTTGCTACGAAACTTGTCACGCAACTCTTGCCACGGTTTCGCCAAGGTGGAGCTACAATCAATGCTATTGGAGATGACATTTAACAACATAATGAGAATGGTGGCAGGGAAACGATACTACAGGTACGGTGAGGACGTGAAGGATGAGGAAGAAGCGAGACAGTTTAGGCGGATAATTAAAGAGTTAACAAGGTTCGGAGGGGCATCAAATCCAGCAGAGTTTGTGTCCATCTTGCGGTGGATGGATTACGGAGGTTTGGagaagaagttgaagagtctCTCCAAGAGGACAGATGAGTTCTTGCAAGCACTCATTGATGAGAAAAGGCATAAGGAGGAAGAGGGTAACACTATGATTGACCATATGCTTTCTTTGCAAAAATCACAACCAGAGTACTACACGGACCAAATCATCAAGGGGCTTATATTG GTATTGTTACTTGCTGGGACTGATACATCAGCAGTCACATTAGAGTGGGCAATGACTAATCTACTTAATCATCCTAATATATTGAAGAAAGCTAGAGATGAGATAGATAGTCAAATTGGAGAAGAGAAACTGATTGAGGAATCAGATGTTTCCAAATTACACTACCTTCAGAGTATTATCTCAGAAACTCTTCGATTGTATCCGGCAGCACCATTGTTAGTACCCCATATGTCCTCCGCTGATTGCACCATTGGAGGATATGATGTACCAAGTGGCACAATGTTATTGGTCAATGCATGGGCCATACATAGAGATCCTAAGGTGTGGGATGATGCAACTAGTTTTAAGCCCGAGAGGTTTGAAAATGGTGAGAGTGAAGGACATAAGCTAATGCCATTTGGGATTGGGAGGAGGACCTGTCCTGGGGCGGGCCTCGCCCAACGTACAGTGAGCTTGACTTTGGGTTCGTTGATTCAAAGTTTTGAGTGGGAAAGGGTTACCATAGAAGAACTTGATATACACGAAGGTAGTGGGATCACTATGCCTAAAGCCATGCCATTGGAGGCCATGTGTAAAGCACGCCCAATCATGCATAAGCTTCTTTCTAAGTCAACAACAGATGATGTTTGA